The Arvicola amphibius chromosome 6, mArvAmp1.2, whole genome shotgun sequence DNA window AGATCAAACCTGTGTGGCCTGACACTCGCCATGTTGGTATCTGGATAAACAAAACTAACAGCATTCCTAATAGATATTGACTAGCACCCAGCCCTACctaacaaccaaaaaaaaaaaaaaatccatgatgcAATCCAAAATCATTTGGCTTTCAAAAAGCCAGTAAGTCTCAACCTGCATgggaaaaaacaaatcaaagattcTAACCCAGATATTAAGTAGATATTACTCATCTCTGAACAGTAGTTTTTGGGTCTTCTTTTCTGATATTTGTACAGAAGAGTATACTCACATGATAGACTTTAAAACAGAAACTTTACAATACATTCATTGTAGCAGTTATAAAAGTGCTATAATAAAAGATCTTTGTCCTTGTAAGATGTGATTTAAACAATAGCTTAGCAATAGTGTGAAGataaatggtgtaggaggtcctgtCTTTCTGTTgcattcattggttaataaactgctttgggcttgatagggcagaacttaggtaggcagagaagacattctgggaggaagaaaggtagatAAGGGAGTGCTGCCATaaagccaccagagtcagacatgccgaatctttccaggtaagccactgccacatggcgatacaaagattaatagaaatgggttaaatcaagatatgagagttagccaataagaggctagagataatgggccaagcagtgatttaattaatacggtttctgtgtggttatttcggggctaagctagccaggtggccgggaagaacaagcagcccctccctaCAAGAGATGAAGCATAAGATAAAGACAACATGAGCATAGCAAAATGTTCACAACTTTGAGCTGAAAAGCAGGGTATTTATTCACTGTACTATTTCTGAAAATAGCCTTAGGAAGCTCTCCACAATTTTATGGTCTCTCTTTTCATCCCAGTCCCTGTTTACCATAGATTTTTCTGTAAtgaccaataaataaaatataaatactatacAATTTTTCCATCCTTTTTGTCTGGCTTATGGTTAGCAGAGTGCTCCTGAGAGTCATCTATATTGAATGTGTTGGTGGAATCAATAGGTTTAAAAATGTTGGAATTTTAGCTTTTTCGTCAAGATGGCGCCGAaagcgaagaaggaagctcctgcccctcccaaagcggaagctaaagcgaaggccttgaaagccaagaaggcagtgctgaaaggcgtccacagccacaaaaagaagaagattcgCACATCGCCCACCTTTCGGCGGCCCAAGACCCTGCGGCTACgaaggcagcctaaataccccTGGAAGAGCGtgcccaggaggaacaagcttgaccactatgccatcatcaaattccccctgaccaccgagtcagccatgaagatgatagaagacaacaacacacttgtgttcattgtggacgtcaaggccaacaagcaccagatcaaacaggctgtgaagaaactctacgacatcgatgtggccaaagtcaacaccctcataaggCCTGACGGAGAGAAGAAGGCGTGTATTcggttggctcctgattatgatgctctggatgttgccaacaaaattggaatcatctaaactgagtcctgccggctaattctaaatatacactttttcaacataaaaaaaatgttggaattttaaacataaaattattgaaaaatatcatGAGCCAACTGGATCCAATTGACAGTTATGGAACACTCTACCCAGCAAAACAGAATGTACCCAGTTTTCAGGTACATGTGGACCATTCATCCTGAGCCATAACCATCTAAAATTGGAATTACACAAAATACGTTCTACTTTAATACAAAACTAAACTAGAAACCAATGAAAAGAGAATGGAAGCctgaatggtggtgcacacctttaaacttagaactcaggaggcagaggcaggtaaatctctgagttcaaggtcagctacaTTTACATTGTAAGACcctgcctgtctcaaaagaaaaaaaactacatacTAGGAAAGTAATATCAATGAATTATGGGTCAAAAAAAGTCTTAACACTATTTTAATTGAGTAAACgtagaaataaaacatatgaaaacaTCTGAGATGTGAGTAAAGGAAGACTAAAGGAAGTTACagcattaaatgtttttattagaaaaagaagTCTTAAAACAATAAACTATACTTAGACACTAACAAATAAGGAAAAGGACAGGGCCATcacaagcagaagaaaataatgaagatagtagaagtcagctgggcagtgatggtacaagcctataatcccagcatttgggagacaggcagataggtctctgtgagttcgaggccagcctgctctacagagctagttccaggaaagccagggctacacaaagaaacactgactcaaaaaacaaacaaataaataaataaatatagtagaGGCCAATGAAcccaaaaatagaaaacaaaatactaactTTTTGAGATTAGAAGTTTTGATAAATCATTAGAAAgacaaagcaaagagagagaaaatagggaTTACCAGTATAATAGTACCTCCTTATTCATGGGGTTTACATCTCAAATAGCCTAGTTAATGCTTGAGGTAGTAGGGAACTACtcgctctctcttcctctctaatTTATAATCTGTGAAGTTAGGTCTAGTAAGATGTTAACAGTAATAAAACCTAACaacacacataaagacacatCATCAGCTTCCCTAATTCTGAGATCTCAAGCTTAAGAATGAACTATTACCAGCAACATGAGGTCTTCAGCTTATAGACCCACACCAGACTTTTCAGTCTCTCTTAATTTAGTCTggttacccttttttttttaaaaaaaaaaaatccccatccTCCTTTATATCTATTTGGTTCTGCCACTCTGGAGTGTCAGACCAATGCATGCCATGACAGGCATCCATGTAGTCAGATGAAATGGTTtcagtctgttaaaaaaaaatcccctgtgCTTTACTTATATATCCCTCTTCATTGTAAACTCTCGGCAGCCACGGCCTTACAGAATCTCCATAGCTTTTCCTCATTGAGGATGTCATATTTGAAATCATATtatgtagtttcttttttaaatattgacttCTCTTACTTAGATATACACAAAAAACACACCGAATTCTTTAATTCTAGAATTCATTCTAGTGCCAAGTAGTATTCCATTTACTATAGCTATTGAAAAGTAACTCGTTTGCTTCCAAGTTTGGGCAATTATGAAAAGCTGCTGCAAAAATTCAGATACAGGGCtgggaaagatggttcagaggttgttcttgcaaaggacttgggTTACAGTCTCAGCAGTCACACAGTGACTTagtcatccataactccagttccaggagatccgatgccctcctctgacctccacggacACCAGGCACTAAAGCAATGCACAAACATGCAATCAAAACattcagacatataaaataaaccttcaaaaattaattcatatacaggggctggagatatgagTCAGTTGCTAAAAAGCACTACTGTTCTTACGGAGGACCTGCTTCGTTTGCAGACCCACATTGAACAgctcacctctaactccagctccaggggacctgctgCCTTTCTATGGCCTCTGGGAGAATCTACACTCAtacatactcaaaaaaaaaaaaaaaaaattaaaagaaaaaccaaaccacaacTTCGGTACAGGGATCTGGGGAATACAGTTCACAGTTCCTTCAGCAAGTATGCAAACATAATGAACCTGAaattaattcccagaacccatataaaaaaaaaaaaaacctgaccatGGCAACACTCCTGAAGCCAATGCCAGAGATGCAAAAACAGGCAGGTTCCCGAGGCTCACTAGTCAGCTAGCTTAGCCTACTCCACAAGCTAAAAGTGAGGCCTTATctgctaaaaaaataaagtgcatAATGAAGTGAacgaccttcacatgtgtgcagctGTGGGCACCCGCGcgcacccacacccacccacaccctcaaataaaaaaaaaaataaaaaaaaaaaacacaacttagGTCCATGTGTTTGCACATTAGATTTATGTTCACTTGGGTACTACCAGTGTATGAAACTGCTAAGTCATACAGTAACCATAAAGATGTTTTGCATTCCTTCCATTTGTCAATGTTGGGAATTTTGGACATTCTATGAGTATTTACATCAAAGCTGAGTTTCCCATGTCCTATGACATTGAGTATCTTTTAAATGCTTATCTGCATGGCGATAAAAGGGCTGTGATTTTCTTAAGGTGGTGATTGTGTATGCTTCAGTAagacttctctgtgtcttttgtaATTCTCTCTCGACTAATTATCTTTTGACAATAAGTGATCGTTGTATTATCGTGCAACTGCTTAATGACAACAttagtgacattttttttttttgagatttcacaATTACCATTTTAGAGGGCtacaaaaataatcacatttctTCCTCGACAGCCCGCCGTGGCAGAGGAACGATATTGCCAGCTCTCGACCGCCGAGGTCGCACAGGGTGCTTTCCTGCGGGCCAGGCTGACTCCGCCCTGACAGCAGCTATGGGCACCTCTTGACAGGCTCTCTCAGCACCACCCGGAAAGCAAGGCGAATCCAGGATCGTCCAGCGAACGCGGCCGCGGCCGCCAGTTCCCGCTCACGTTCACCGCCCCGGGGCGTGAGCGGAGGCGGAGACAGAGGCCGACACAGCCTAGCGCCGCCCAGTGTAAGGAGCGCCGGTCGAGGAGGACGCGCAGCCCCCGGAGCGGCCTCGGGAGCGCGGGTTTAGGGAGCGCGGGTGTCGGTGCCGCTCACCTCCCGGGGGTCGCACCGCCGTGCGGAGCCTCGGAGGAGCGCGGTGTTCGCGGCGCCAGGCCGCGGGGAGCCCGGGCGTGGCTGGGCGCCGCTGCAGCGCCGAACTCGGTCGCATCCTCGGCGGGGCCCGGGACCGTCCTGGCCCGGCAGCCACGGCGAGGCGCAGCATCTGGCGCCCACCGCCCGTGCTTCCTCACCTGGGCCGGGGTACTCGGCCGCGGAAAACGAAAGTAACTCTGGGGTTGACGCTGCGGTAAGTCGGCGCGGAGGCGAGGCCGGGACCGCGGCTAGTTTCCTCAACAGCCGGCCCCCCGGAAGGGGCGGGGCCGCACGGTTCTAGCCAGAGGGCGGGGCTCGTTTCCGGAAGCGAGGTGGTGAGCGGGGCCGCCGGCTACCCGGAAGTCGGAAGGCGTGGAACTTGCTGTCAGCCGTCTAGCGGGAGGTTGGACCCTTTTTCCCACTTTTTGAGATAGTTTTAGCTCAAGTGGTGACAGAAAGTGGCCATCTGCGCCTTGGCCACGGCTATGGTGGGGCAGTACGACAGGTGTTTCTCTCTTATTCTTTTGGTAGGGGCGATGGGTTGTTGAAGTGGTAGTGATCCAGCAAGGTTACGTGAATGCTCCTGGACCTACCAACCCTTCAGGGTCGATTACTGTTGGACTGTTGTAGCAGGAGGTTGCAGAGCAATCAGTACCGTTCATCATTAACTTAGAGGTGAGCTAGCGAATGAGGAGTGATCCACGACCTCAGCGAGAGAACGGTGTCAAACGTCCATGGCTTCTCCGGTCCTCAGTAGCATTTGCTTTTATGGATTGCTGCAGACCCTCTCTGGGTTATGAAGAAGCTAAGCCACATCCTCTTCACCTTAAGTGTTGGACAGAGCCTCCTGAGGATGGATGGTGGGGTTCAGGGTGGCTCATTCTTTGTCTCTTGCAGGTCAtttgatttccttgctcatttATTTGGGGCAGAGTGAAGCTGCTTTATTCAAGAAATTCCACAAAAGCCCTTTACTCTATATCAAGCTGTTAATTTTTAACACATGAAAACTCATTGGCAGTGTGAACGTTGAGATGTAATAACTTAGTCATATAATTTTGTAGCCGCTGGAAAGACACTGCTGAGGCTCTGTTGTATACTGAAAATGAAGACTAGTcttgtttaaaatgaaattttattttgtttgtattactGGCAAAGCAGCAGTAATGATTATCaactttaatttacatttttctctttctttcttgttttgatcCTCATACATAATGTTAAGCCTTCAGGACTATATTAAGAAATATGCCTAAGGTAACAACTTACAAACTACCGCTACTTATTAATTCATGATATGTTGATACCACCCGAAGAATCTGGGAATTGAATCAAAAGTATAGTAGCTTCCCACACTTTGGACAGTATTCTGACAGGTGGGTCTTACAATAAAAGCATGgataatattgattttatttgtgtgtttttcaagactgggtttctctgtgtagccctgactgtcctggtgtTCACTCTTTagggttggcctcagactcagaactcagagatctgcctgcctccgcctcctcagtgctggcattaaaggcatgtgccacaccactccagctgagacagggtctctaagtAGCGCTAACTGTCCTGAAGTTAACTATGTagaagactaggctggctttaaattcccagaagttcacctgcctctgcctccttggtgctggtattaaaggcatgtatcactgtGCCTAGCAACAATTTGGTCTTTGCATCTGGGGTTTTCAAAAGATAAATGATTATTTGCCTTTCTAGAAAGGTAGTATGTATCAGAGAACTGAGAGCGGAAGTCTAGAGAAGGGGTAAGGTTTGAATCCGTTCATTGCCAGTGAATTGTTTAACCTCagcttttagtttctttatttgtaaattgAAAATAGTCCTGATAAAGGTTAATTCATGGCTCATAATGTGCTCATGTATTTGATCATGCTTCGTTAAATTTTATTCCAATTTTATCTTTTGGTGGTAGTTTGATTCCTTGTCCATTGCCCTGTTCATAGACAAAGCACAGGCTGTTTTAATTAAAGAACCTTGGAGCTTGCTTCTGATCACATACCTGAGTACAGTCAGAATTCTGTTAGGAAAGAAGTGGAACACAATACGCAATTAgcattctctcattctctgtcctcCTGCACTTATACGTGATTGTCAttgaaaaattaagagaaaactaATTGGGTTTAAAGGGAGTCCACCCATTAaagggtgtgtgcgtgtgtgtgtgtgtgtgtgtgtgtgtgtatttttttcctcctgaacAGGGTGGAGtcttgtgtagtcctgactggtctggaactcactaagaaAGCTTGAACTCAAAcagtgttatatgtatatataatatagacCTATTTTTCCAGggttaattttgaaatttcttggAATTTCTGACTTGTTTCAGTGGGAAATTTTCACTCCCTGTGGTTCTGCATTAATAATCATTTATCCCAAAGCAGTAGCAAACTCCATTCAAAAGAACATGATATTAGTTGAAATTAGTTATGGCTTTCTAAAACAGGTCAACATACCTTAGTTaattctttaaaacattgtttgatTATCTGACTTCCTACTGTACATTCAGTGTTTTTGCAGTCCTTGGGTCTGCCTTAGGAAACTGCCCACATGGCTCTCTCAAAATACACTGCTAATAAATTGGATGGAGCTCATCAGTATAGCACTTGACTGGCGTGTGTGCGGCCCTGGGTGCTGTCTCCAGCACTGCCAGAAGATAGCAGCATacataaaaacactaaagaaacaATTGAAAATCTGCCAAAAGAGAGTTTGTGATAAGATCAGACTAGACTAATAAATCTCAAGACTAGAGGAAATCCTGATTTGGGTCCAGAGCTACACTTCCTAAGGATAGTAGAGGCCTTCCCTAGCTCCACACCACTGGAGGCTCTACATAGAAATTTCAGGAGGCCTGGCTAGGCCGGGGAGATAGCCAGTGAGAACTTACAAGGTTGAAATCATACACTTGACTTGGTACATTTCAGGACATGACTGTAGTTTATTTGCTTTgggcgtgtatgtgtgtgattttttttttttgtgtgtgtgtgtgttcaatttttctagatagggtttctctgtgtagccctgcctgtcctggagctcactatgtagaccaggctgtcctggaactcaagaaatccacctgcttctgcttcctcagtgctgggattaaagatatgctctaccaccaccacctggcaagaatTTTGTATGgtttatctatttctttctctttttttcttctttttaagccTATGGCACCCAGTATTCCTAGGTGGTCTCTCATCCAAGTGCCAAGCAATCCCTTTTTGTGTGTTCTTAAATGTTCCTTTTTTTCCATGTGTATAAatggtttgcctacatgtatgtgtgtataccactTGTGTCCTTAGTAACTGTGGACACTCAGATCCCCTCGAAGTAGAGTTTCAGGTGGCTGTGTACTACCATGTGCATGCTGAGAACCAAAACCAGGTCTCCTGCAAAAGCAGCAGGCACTCTTAATCACTAAGTCATTGCTCCACCTCcacccaaacttttttttttttttttttgagacaggatctcactgtgtagccctaactggtctggaactcactaagtaagCTTGAATTCAAATaatctctcctgcctctgtctgggaTTAACGAGCACATCACCCACACCCATAAAACATTTTCATCCCACATCACCTTTGAAAACTGTTAACTGTATTTCAGACCGGGAAGGAGTCTAACAGCTCTTCCGTGCACACAaacagtagcacatgcctttgcTGCTCTGTGTAAAGCCATTAGGAATACCACTGTGTGTAGCTTTGTCCATGGCCCAGGTTGGATTCCTCAAAATAAACACTTAAGGTGAGATTCTTTCAAAACATAATTTTCttatgaatattttgtgtttattatagaaagcataattttaaa harbors:
- the LOC119816688 gene encoding 60S ribosomal protein L23a-like; the protein is MAPKAKKEAPAPPKAEAKAKALKAKKAVLKGVHSHKKKKIRTSPTFRRPKTLRLRRQPKYPWKSVPRRNKLDHYAIIKFPLTTESAMKMIEDNNTLVFIVDVKANKHQIKQAVKKLYDIDVAKVNTLIRPDGEKKACIRLAPDYDALDVANKIGII